A section of the Schistocerca gregaria isolate iqSchGreg1 unplaced genomic scaffold, iqSchGreg1.2 ptg001195l, whole genome shotgun sequence genome encodes:
- the LOC126329587 gene encoding ankyrin repeat and death domain-containing protein 1B-like: MAHLLNNNIFASIRTPWARLPEDDAKDEKAGGKSLESAEVPNTFEAILANRVDMLDKLLDTRVQEYIVRMKSRDCLERTPLYYACYIGSLEIANKLIKTAAVDIDAPEFTGKTPLYIASYCGHKEIVECLLSVDANVNVKERIFGWTPMFGAVWSGHVEVVEMLIEAKSSLMHRDKNGRSSLFLAAQQCKVELIDLLLSKRGTLLDDVDDFGRTSLYIATQIGCLGSVKRLLHHGANTEIADKDGRKPLYVARKLGFDAVTKALIEANADALKVTIDRFQANGLETEPCRGEFITFLGMPLRVKVDSMCEENSRIWGGCSDGTLIVWDKHTLSQLACYPNAQSGLIHSMVCSNEDRVWSLSSNLEIYVWCWDEKAGSSEGDCAIKLVENFSQGSQEILCLCRYEDMVISGSYNSIFVWESRSAFICREVRLNAAADIDDPRLKDYDIVVSKILCHGSCLYCVIKNYIVCYEMTSPDELKCVGVFSGHDNLVTDLAIVDDCLWTSSRDNSIRVWDVKTSECIMKFGDAGAGEVSSLCRTRDRQILSGEEDGHIRSWDTKDLIWKRTFPHRHENRLVSCMHWCDDSSTLWVGCLDKQVSCWR, from the exons ATGGCTCATCTGCTGAACAACAACATTTTTGCCTCCATTCGCACGCCGTGGGCCCGCTTACCGGAAGATGATGCGAAGGACGAAAAAGCTGGCGGCAAATCGCTCGAGAGCGCCGAGGTGCCGAACACGTTCGAGGCTATTTTGGCCAACCGAGTTGACATGCTCGACAAGCTCCTAGACACGCGGGTCCAGGAATACATAGTGAGGATGAAATCCAGGGACTGCCTCGAGAG GACGCCCCTGTATTACGCGTGTTACATTGGCAGTTTGGAGATAGCGAACAAGCTCATCAAGACGGCGGCCGTCGACATAGACGCGCCGGAATTCACTGGCAAGACGCCGTTGTACATTGCCTCCTACTGCGGGCACAAAG AGATAGTGGAGTGCTTGCTGAGTGTCGACGCGAACGTGAACGTGAAGGAGCGGATTTTCGGCTGGACGCCCATGTTCGGGGCGGTTTGGTCCGGACACGTCGAGGTAGTGGAGATGCTGATTGAGGCGAAGAGCTCGTTGATGCATCGAGACAAAAATGGGAGAAGTTCGCTGTTTTTGGCGGCCCAGCAGTGCAAGGTGGAGTTGATTGACCTGCTGTTGTCTAAGAGGGGCACCTTGCTCGACGATGTGGACGACTTTGGCAGGACGTCTCTATACATCGCGACGCAAATTGGGTGCCTGGGTTCGGTGAAGCGGTTGCTGCACCACGGGGCCAACACAGAGATCGCGGACAAAGACGGACGAAAGCCGTTGTACGTGGCTCGGAAGTTGGGCTTCGACGCCGTGACCAAGGCACTGATTGAGGCCAACGCGGACGCACTCAAGGTGACCATAGACCGATTTCAGGCCAATGGACTGGAGACCGAGCCGTGCAGAGGGGAGTTCATCACCTTTCTGGGCATGCCGCTTCGCGTGAAGGTGGATTCGATGTGCGAGGAAAACAGCAGGATCTGGGGCGGCTGCAGCGATGGAACACTGATTGTTTGGGACAAGCACACTCTCTCTCAACTTGCATGTTACCCGAACGCTCAGAGCGGCCTTATCCACAGCATGGTTTGTTCCAACGAAGACAGAGTCTGGTCCCTGTCGTCGAACCTGGAGATCTACGTGTGGTGCTGGGACGAGAAAGCGGGGAGCTCGGAGGGCGACTGCGCTATCAAGTTAGTCGAGAATTTTTCGCAGGGAAGCcaggaaattttgtgtttgtgcagGTACGAGGACATGGTGATCAGCGGATCTTACAACTCGATTTTTGTTTGGGAAAGTCGTTCGGCGTTCATATGCCGAGAAGTCAGACTGAACGCCGCGGCCGACATAGACGATCCACGCCTGAAGGATTACGATATAGTCGTTAGCAAAATTTTGTGTCATGGGAGCTGCCTGTATTGCGTCATCAAGAATTACATTGTCTGCTACGAGATGACAAGTCCAGACGAGCTCAAGTGCGTCGGCGTATTCAGCGGACACGACAATTTGGTTACCGACCTGGCGATCGTCGACGATTGCCTTTGGACGTCCAGCCGCGACAATTCGATCCGCGTGTGGGACGTCAAGACGAGCGAGTGCATAATGAAATTTGGAGACGCTGGAGCCGGTGAGGTGAGCTCGCTCTGCCGGACTCGCGACCGGCAAATTCTGAGTGGAGAGGAGGACGGGCATATTCGCTCGTGGGACACTAAGGACCTGATTTGGAAGCGAACGTTTCCTCACAGACACGAAAACAGGTTGGTTTCGTGCATGCACTGGTGCGACGACTCCTCGACCCTGTGGGTAGGGTGCTTAGACAAGCAGGTCAGCTGTTGGAGATGA
- the LOC126329585 gene encoding uncharacterized protein LOC126329585, whose amino-acid sequence MSVLGLDIGNAKSVIAVAQRGGVDIVANETSNRSTPSLVAYGEKQRFVGEGAAVQQLTNLQNTIGNIKNLLGVRWQDPGFQSMLPSLGFYDVVQLPDGFVGVQVNYKGKAHVFTPEQVLAALLVTLKNITEKDVGAKCYDVVISVPFYYNVFQRQAVLDATKIAGLNALRLINDHLASAVNYGLYKVDITDKHPRRVMIVDLGYSGIQVAIVEFKKSEARVLSCGHAQGISGYGIDMALSNYVADEFQAKHKIDLRKYPKSWFRIQVAASKVKRTINLSPTAPFYCECIYEELDLNVMLSQDKYKEIITPLIEHIPPVIQTCLDRVGVKSQDLHSVELIGSCSRIQPIQKYISSYLGRGLSFTMNAEEGVAKGCALQCAILSPKFRVREYKLLDISSSSIEVSWSDVDDDGNVEDRCVEVFPADSVYPSSKWINFLRPQSNSLSIKIRYKEVASDVLDPTIATVNVTNIPTISSNNDTSVRIKICLDIHGMVRIEGADLVEKVEVDSPCPASPVPQSAGAVDQQAAPEASSAAPQADPAAAEEPGKNAPPPNAENGHGQANDHAAPANSRPGEKTAEPQPNLAGSTDTLHADIFTNSNSSGSSEKKKKVKYRYKPIPFDVHMAFGLNESTISSYKAIENKTMQETLEVIQLAEAKNAVEGYVYDALNKLDGVWREFVTPEDYIQFKQKLQEIADWLYDEGENQPKQVYDNYLAQLHSTGDTIAHRCYESENFEHYYSKYNLIVKEYYEKATAPLEAYSHIPAEEKAKILAEIESQHNWLNNMLKRRAELKKTDDPVLLTSDMQARANALKQLADPILSKPKPVQKESPKEAPKEAPKEAPKEGAKPASQNPPSPSAPRALPAPLRRPRTARWRRRK is encoded by the exons ATGTCAGTCCTTGGTTTGGATATAGGCAATGCCAAATCTGTTATTGCAGTTGCCCAGCGCGGCGGCGTTGACATTGTCGCCAATGAGACGTCGAATCGCAGCACGCC GAGCCTGGTGGCGTACGGGGAGAAGCAGCGATTTGTGGGCGAGGGCGCCGCCGTCCAACAACTGACCAACCTGCAGAACACCATCGGCAACATCAAGAACCTGCTGGGCGTGCGTTGGCAGGATCCCGGCTTTCAGTCGATGTTGCCGTCTCTTGGATTTTACGACGTGGTACAACTCCCGGACGGCTTTGTCGGCGTGCAGGTGAACTACAAGGGGAAGGCGCACGTCTTCACGCCGGAGCAGGTCTTGGCGGCGCTGTTGGTGACGCTGAAGAACATCACTGAAAAGGACGTCGGCGCCAAGTGTTACGACGTGGTGATCTCCGTGCCTTTCTACTACAACGTCTTCCAGCGCCAGGCCGTGCTAGACGCCACGAAAATAGCCGGGCTGAACGCCCTGCGCCTGATCAACGACCACTTGGCGTCGGCGGTCAACTACGGCCTATACAAGGTCGACATTACTGACAAGCACCCTCGTCGCGTGATGATCGTCGACTTGGGTTACAGCGGCATTCAGGTGGCGATTGTGGAGTTCAAGAAGTCCGAGGCCAGGGTGCTTAGTTGCGGCCACGCGCAGGGGATCAGCGGCTACGGGATCGACATGGCGCTCAGCAATTACGTCGCCGACGAGTTTCAGGCAAAACACAAAATAGACCTTCGCAAATACCCGAAAAGCTGGTTTCGCATACAGGTGGCCGCTTCGAAGGTGAAGAGGACCATCAACCTCAGCCCGACCGCGCCGTTTTACTGCGAGTGCATTTATGAGGAGCTCGATCTGAACGTTATGTTGTCTCAAGATAAGTACAAGGAGATCATCACTCCGCTGATAGAACACATACCCCCCGTAATACAAACCTGTCTTGATCGAGTCGGCGTGAAATCGCAGGACTTACATTCTGTAGAGCTCATTGGGTCCTGTTCGCGCATACAGCCCATTCAGAAGTACATTAGTTCGTACCTGGGAAGGGGCCTGTCCTTCACAATGAACGCCGAGGAAGGCGTTGCCAAGGGGTGCGCTCTTCAGTGCGCGATTCTTTCGCCCAAGTTCCGCGTCCGCGAATACAAGCTCCTCGACATTTCGAGCAGCTCGATCGAGGTCAGTTGgagcgacgtcgacgacgacggcaACGTCGAAGACCGATGTGTTGAAGTGTTTCCAGCCGACTCGGTCTATCCTTCGTCCAAATGGATCAACTTTTTGCGTCCCCAAAGCAACTCTCTGTCGATCAAGATTCGCTACAAGGAGGTCGCGTCCGACGTCCTGGACCCCACCATTGCCACCGTGAACGTCACGAACATCCCGACCATCAGCTCGAACAACGACACGAGCGTGCGCATAAAAATTTGTCTGGACATTCACGGCATGGTGCGAATCGAGGGCGCGGACCTCGTCGAAAAGGTCGAGGTGGACTCCCCGTGTCCGGCATCCCCCGTTCCCCAGAGCGCGGGCGCCGTCGACCAACAAGCCGCGCCGGAGGCCAGCTCCGCCGCTCCGCAGGCCGACCCCGCGGCGGCCGAAGAGCCGGGCAAGAACGCGCCGCCCCCCAACGCGGAGAACGGCCACGGTCAGGCCAACGACCACGCAGCCCCCGCAAATTCTCGCCCCGGCGAAAAGACCGCCGAGCCGCAACCGAACCTGGCCGGCAGCACGGACACCCTGCACGCGGACATCTTCACCAACAGCAACTCCTCTGGCTCCtccgagaagaagaagaaggtcaagtACAGGTACAAGCCAATCCCGTTCGATGTGCACATGGCGTTCGGCCTCAACGAGTCGACAATCTCGAGCTACAAAGCAATCGAAAACAAAACCATGCAGGAAACCCTCGAGGTAATCCAACTCGCCGAGGCGAAGAACGCTGTCGAGGGATACGTGTACGACGCCCTCAACAAGCTGGACGGCGTCTGGCGCGAATTCGTCACGCCAGAAGACTACATACAATTCAAGCAAAAACTCCAAGAAATCGCCGACTGGCTGTACGACGAGGGCGAAAACCAGCCAAAACAAGTCTACGACAACTACCTGGCGCAGCTCCACAGCACCGGGGACACAATCGCCCACCGCTGCTACGAAAGCGAGAACTTCGAGCACTACTACTCCAAGTACAACCTAATCGTCAAAGAATACTACGAGAAAGCGACCGCCCCCCTGGAGGCCTACAGCCACATCCCGGCCGAGGAAAAGGCCAAAATCCTCGCCGAAATCGAAAGCCAGCACAACTGGCTCAACAACATGCTGAAGCGCCGAGCGGAGCTGAAGAAGACCGACGACCCCGTCCTCCTGACGAGCGACATGCAAGCCAGGGCAAATGCCCTGAAGCAACTGGCAGACCCAATTTTGTCCAAGCCCAAGCCTGTTCAAAAAGAATCACCCAAAGAAGCGCCCAAAGAAGCGCCCAAAGAAGCGCCCAAAGAAGGCGCCAAACCAGCGAGCCAGAACCCACCATCGCCGTCCGCTCCGAGAGCGCTCCCAGCTCCCCTCCGAAGGCCGAGGACGGCAAGATGGAGACGGAGGAAGTGA
- the LOC126329588 gene encoding LOW QUALITY PROTEIN: ribose-phosphate pyrophosphokinase A-like (The sequence of the model RefSeq protein was modified relative to this genomic sequence to represent the inferred CDS: inserted 1 base in 1 codon), whose product MATRGSPIKIFTGNSYPQLAVSIANILGVPLSVAKVGKFSNGETMVEVEESARDCDVFIIQPTSNPNVNDNIMELLIMVDAMRRESARRITAVVPCFAYARQDKKDRSRAPITGKLVANLIQVSGVDRLITVDLHASQIQGFFDIPVDNLLAEPLLAKYIKLVEGEKIIVSPDAGGVKRAKSISDKLDLDLAIIHKERKKANEVEGMILVGDVSNKVCILVDDMADTCGTLKLAARTLKERGATRIYAAVSHGVLSGKAVEVIESSDLVELVTTNSLPQADKLALSKKLKIIDIAPMLAEAXRRTHNGESISVLFNM is encoded by the exons ATGGCTACTCGGGGATCCCCTATTAAAATATTTACTGGAAACTCCTACCCACAGCTTGCAGTCAGCATCGCCAACATACTAGGGGTTCCGCTCTCTGTCGCAAAGGTGGGCAAATTTTCTAATGGAGAAACCATGGTTGAAGTCGAA GAATCTGCTCGTGACTGTGATGTGTTCATTATTCAGCCCACCTCCAATCCTAACGTGAACGACAACATAATGGAGTTGTTGATCATGGTGGATGCTATGCGCCGAGAGTCTGCCAGGAGAATCACCGCGGTCGTTCCTTGCTTCGCTTATGCCAGACAGGACAAGAAGGACAGGTCAAGGGCGCCTATCACTGGCAAGCTGGTCGCAAACTTGATACAAGTGAGCGGCGTCGATCGCCTCATCACCGTAGACTTGCACGCCTCTCAGATACAGGGCTTCTTTGACATCCCAGTGGACAACTTGCTCGCCGAGCCGCTGCTCGCCAAATACATAAAACTCGTCGAAGGAGAAAAAATCATTGTGTCCCCCGACGCGGGCGGCGTAAAGCGCGCGAAGAGTATCTCTGACAAACTAGACCTGGACCTAGCGATCATTCACAAGGAGCGCAAAAAGGCAAACGAGGTCGAGGGAATGATTTTGGTGGGGGATGTCTCTAACAAAGTGTGTATATTAGTAGACGACATGGCAGACACCTGCGGTACGCTCAAATTGGCAGCTCGGACGCTGAAAGAACGAGGTGCCACGAGAATCTACGCCGCGGTGTCTCACGGAGTGCTGTCCGGAAAAGCAGTTGAAGTCATAGAATCGTCCGACCTAGTTGAACTCGTCACAACCAACTCCCTACCTCAAGCAGACAAGCTGGCACTCAGCAAAAAACTCAAAATCATAGACATCGCTCCCATGCTGGCCGAGG ATAGACGAACACACAACGGCGAGTCTATCTCAGTACTGTTTAATATGTAG
- the LOC126329584 gene encoding uncharacterized protein LOC126329584, with amino-acid sequence MRWCILFFSIALLALVSLTQSANVPLIMWSNSDYFSVKDTVDLDVNHESQFIPIFSRVIQSQSQLNEALSAIFNDDQQKPELAILYLKSGLRSDHLGRHASVFSELSQSLRNTDHRVFIPFVSLSRSTEDAKTMFTDLLDELSTSGKVDGKILLLNSFSSPAYQPPAHANIQILPRIEDFKSKLDILSDQKLDVLILFDDFNLPRDETAQLASLSSYLPLVKEIESLVRPNCKNYVSVLTSSTAFEPQFPRSLLEADEDKEYTWDYYFPPWFWCSGLYVLFFILATYFGVKYILLVQTPHGFMAPGKKKVE; translated from the exons ATGCGTTGGTGCATTCTTTTCTTCTCGATTGCCTTGCTGGCTCTGGTGAGCCTCACTCAATCCGCCAATGTCCCCCTGATCATGTGGTCTAACAGCGA TTATTTTTCCGTCAAAGATACAGTCGATTTGGACGTGAACCATGAGTCGCAGTTCATTCCTATTTTTTCCCGCGTAATTCAGTCGCAATCTCAGCTG aacgaGGCCCTTTCCGCTATATTCAACGACGATCAACAAAAACCGGAGCTCGCTATTTTGTATCTGAAGTCTGGC CTGCGCTCCGACCACCTTGGTCGCCATGCGTCGGTCTTTAGTGAGCTATCCCAAAGTTTGCGCAATACCGACCACAGGGTCTTCATTCCTTTTGTTTCGCTTTCTCGTTCGACAGAGGACGCCAAGACCATGTTCACAGACTTGTTGGACGAACTGTCGACATCTGGAAAAGTTGACGGCAAAATCCTGCTTTTGAACAGCTTCTCATCCCCCGCATATCAGCCGCCTGCACACGCAAACATTCAGATTCTACCCCGCATCGAAGACTTCAAGTCGAAACTGGACATACTGTCCGACCAAAAATTGGACGTGCTGATCCTTTTTGACGATTTCAACCTCCCCCGTGACGAAACTGCTCAACTCGCATCTCTGAGCTCCTACCTCCCACTCGTGAAAGAGATAGAAAGTTTGGTTAGACCTAACTGCAAAAACTACGTGTCCGTGCTCACCTCGTCTACCGCCTTCGAGCCCCAATTTCCGAGGTCCCTCTTAGAGGCCGACGAGGACAAGGAGTACACTTGGGATTACTATTTTCCACCTTGGTTTTGGTGTTCTGGACTTTACGTGCTTTTTTTCATCCTCGCCACGTACTTCGGCGTCAAGTACATTCTGCTTGTGCAGACGCCCCATGGCTTCATGGCGCCTGGAAAGAAAAAGGTAGAGTAG